Proteins encoded in a region of the Zea mays cultivar B73 chromosome 4, Zm-B73-REFERENCE-NAM-5.0, whole genome shotgun sequence genome:
- the LOC103653222 gene encoding pollen allergen Phl p 2: MASRSSILLATAMLVALFAVGLCTTPLTFQVGKGSKPGHLILTPNVATISDVEIKEHGGDDFSFTLKEGPTGTWTLDTKAPLKYPLCIRFAVKSGGYRIADDVIPADFKAGTTYKTTLSI; encoded by the coding sequence ATGGCCTCCAGGTCCTCCATCCTACTTGCAACGGCGATGCTGGTTGCGCTGTTTGCGGTTGGTTTGTGCACCACCCCGCTCACCTTCCAGGTTGGCAAGGGATCCAAGCCTGGCCACCTGATCCTCACCCCCAATGTTGCAACCATATCTGACGTGGAGATCAAAGAGCACGGGGGCGATGACTTCTCCTTTACGCTCAAGGAGGGCCCGACCGGCACCTGGACGCTCGACACCAAGGCCCCGCTCAAGTACCCCCTTTGCATCCGCTTTGCTGTCAAGTCCGGTGgctaccgcatcgccgacgacgtcatccCCGCCGATTTCAAGGCCGGCACCACCTATAAGACCACACTCAGCATCTAA